Proteins from one Pseudarthrobacter sp. BIM B-2242 genomic window:
- the rpmH gene encoding 50S ribosomal protein L34, whose amino-acid sequence MSKRTFQPNNRRRAKKHGFRLRMRTRAGRAILAARRGKGRTELSA is encoded by the coding sequence GGACTTTTCAGCCGAATAACCGCCGTCGAGCCAAGAAGCACGGCTTCCGCCTTCGTATGCGTACCCGTGCCGGCCGTGCCATCCTGGCAGCCCGTCGTGGCAAGGGCCGCACCGAACTGTCGGCCTAG